The sequence CACACATGAGCTACAAGTGCTCCCGCTGTAAGCGCGACGTCGAACTCGACGAGTACGGGGGCGTCCGCTGTCCGTACTGCGGTCACCGCGTGCTCCTGAAAGAGCGCGCTCGCGTCGTCAAAGAAGTCGACGTGAAGTAACCGCGAACCAGTGTCGCATCTGAGCGTTCTCCGCTTTTCGTACCCCGACGAGCGGCGCGCTCGCGTCGTCGAGCGGAGCGTCCGCGTCGAAGTCGGCGAGATCGACGATGAACGGTCGCACGCGAGCGTCGCGAGGGAGGAGGCAACCGTCGAGGTACGCGTCGAGGCCTCGGACCTGGTCGCGCTTCGTGCGGGCATCAACTCCTGGACGCGGATGGTCGCCGTCGCAGAGCGCGTGTCGGAGCTGGGCGCCGACTCCCTCGCGGGAGAATAAATACGGGGCTTTTTCAGTCCGGCGCGCATCGGACCGACTATGCAAGGAAGTCTACCACCGGAAGCGCAGGAGAAACTCGAGGAACTGCAGGA is a genomic window of Haloprofundus halophilus containing:
- a CDS encoding KEOPS complex subunit Pcc1, whose product is MSHLSVLRFSYPDERRARVVERSVRVEVGEIDDERSHASVAREEATVEVRVEASDLVALRAGINSWTRMVAVAERVSELGADSLAGE
- a CDS encoding DNA-directed RNA polymerase subunit P, giving the protein MSYKCSRCKRDVELDEYGGVRCPYCGHRVLLKERARVVKEVDVK